One genomic window of Solanum dulcamara chromosome 12, daSolDulc1.2, whole genome shotgun sequence includes the following:
- the LOC129877182 gene encoding beta-glucuronosyltransferase GlcAT14A-like, whose amino-acid sequence MRSLNVEKRWMFPLIISSFVAVFLLATTFDLGLISSMHTVNSVFSILPYRVMENQTNSYFGEVKVQLVPSPPPPPSLPPPPSPPPPPPPAPRFAYLISGSKGELDQLWRTLQSLYHPWNYYVVHLELKSSAEERLELASRVAKEPVFAKTGNVHVIKKANMVTYRGPTMVSNTLHAASILLKKYQHWDWFINLSASDYPLLTQDDLLYAFSQLKRDFNFIEHTSRLRWKESERAMPLIIDPGLYQNTKSDIFWVAPRRTLPTAFKLFTGSAWTVLSRAFVEYCIWGWDNLPRTLLMYYSNFVSSPEGYFQTVICNAPEFSSTVINHDLHYISWDVPPKQHPHILSLNDIGQMVASGAAFARKFKNDDPVMDKIDQEFLHRGNGSFTPGGWCAGNPPCSKVGNPEKLRPGPGAQRLRRLIDRLLDTASQNQCK is encoded by the exons ATGAGGTCGTTGAACGTGGAGAAAAGATGGATGTTTCCTCTTATTATAAGCTCATTTGTAGCTGTTTTCCTTCTTGCAACCACCTTCGACTTAGGCCTCATTTCATCGATGCATACGGTTAATTCAGTCTTCTCGATTTTACCCTATCGTGTTATGGAGAATCAAACTAACTCATATTTTGGTGAAGTAAAAGTTCAGCTAGTTCCAAGTCCGCCTCCACCTCCTTCACTTCCTCCACCTCCTTCTCCAccacctcctcctcctcctgcACCGCGTTTTGCTTATTTGATATCAGGATCAAAAGGTGAACTGGATCAACTTTGGAGAACACTGCAATCTCTGTATCATCCGTGGAATTATTACGTCGTTCATCTGGAATTAAAATCATCAGCTGAGGAGAGACTAGAGCTTGCTTCCAGAGTTGCAAAAGAACCTGTTTTTGCCAAGACTGGAAACGTGCACGTGATTAAGAAAGCAAACATGGTGACATACCGGGGTCCGACCATGGTCTCTAACACACTACACGCCGCCTCTATTCTCCTGAAGAAGTATCAGCATTGGGATTGGTTTATTAACCTCAGTGCTTCTGATTATCCCCTGCTAACTCAAGACG ATCTTCTCTATGCTTTTTCTCAATTAAAACGTGACTTTAACTTCATTGAGCACACGAGCCGGTTGAGATGGAAAGA GTCGGAAAGGGCAATGCCGCTTATTATAGACCCTGGGCTGTATCAGAATACTAAGTCTGATATATTTTGGGTTGCACCAAGGAGAACTCTTCCAACAGCCTTTAAACTCTTTACTG GCTCAGCTTGGACGGTCTTGTCACGTGCGTTTGTAGAGTATTGCATATGGGGTTGGGATAATCTTCCAAGGACTCTACTTATGTACTACTCGAATTTCGTGTCATCTCCTGAAGGCTATTTTCAAACAGTTATATGCAATGCCCCTGAGTTTTCATCAACAGTTATTAACCATGACTTACACTATATCTCTTGGGATGTACCTCCAAAACAACATCCACACATTCTATCACTCAATGACATTGGACAAATGGTAGCAAGTGGTGCTGCATTTGCGCGAAAATTCAAGAATGATGATCCAGTTATGGACAAGATTGATCAAGAATTTCTACACCGCGGGAATGGTAGCTTCACCCCTGGTGGTTGGTGCGCGGGAAATCCACCTTGTTCAAAAGTTGGGAATCCGGAAAAGCTTAGACCAGGGCCAGGGGCTCAAAGGCTAAGACGTCTCATCGATAGATTACTTGATACAGCTAGTCAGAATCAATGTAAGTag
- the LOC129875910 gene encoding uncharacterized protein LOC129875910, whose protein sequence is MGSSGFFLLCMLHSTVALTSGALMMFYSNEVFIFSHGRESASKLFGSTPHDQLIIQTSDSFSGLLLFAIGFFLFMVAFVKDREFHNFFAKGCVLLHIAMAIWRIYFERMLEEDLGHDWLRLVVADIALGLSWVFFLVYSWREKYD, encoded by the coding sequence ATGGGATCATCTGGTTTTTTCCTCTTGTGTATGCTTCATTCTACGGTAGCCTTAACTTCTGGAGctttaatgatgttttatagCAATGAGGTATTTATATTTAGCCATGGAAGAGAGAGCGCGAGTAAGCTTTTTGGATCGACACCCCATGACCAATTGATAATCCAAACATCAGATTCATTCTCTGGTCTGCTTTTATTTGCGATTGGTTTTTTCTTGTTCATGGTGGCATTTGTAAAAGACAGAGAGTTTCACAATTTCTTTGCTAAGGGATGTGTTCTCCTTCATATAGCTATGGCTATATGGAGAATTTACTTTGAGAGGATGCTTGAGGAGGATCTTGGCCACGATTGGCTTAGATTGGTTGTTGCTGACATTGCTTTAGGACTTTCTTGGGTTTTCTTTCTTGTGTATTCTTGGAGAGAGAAGTATGATTAG
- the LOC129877418 gene encoding probable ubiquitin-conjugating enzyme E2 25 isoform X1 — METHKPVATHVSENSKKRRFPGGGSIDAEVVEISRPINWSSKSKSLKQKEVIFQEIIDVDVEEDFSDVKRSSGNVKFSGKGKDILVGNGSSGNGGPVDGVQSEKKSYLSSSNNPIIIDEFGSDVHFGADEYMNMFFDDLLYDDYAVLQSRFDNMDIPTGVEAPIPWMPGPIKEQMVSTTTTTSGRDVSGTMRDQSTSFSSSTPVGQPTQFGSSWSSPGSALGKEGQFIIGSSSEKSSKGVSSSKILSSGVEKQLSSHCEKNRSSGATASFGNNPSKLYKESLAHYGKKLGSSGATTSSGWGNQSTHSGPHFPKFPFGSPVSDLSNVFLKRNTVISAGIAQASAPMMNSFPQNAHKSATTAGCPSIPSGPACNGEQHRNLGETLTKFRLFKKFDTVEDHSDHFYSRQASSGNVPSKNWAKKIQEEWKILENDLPDTIFVRVYESRMDLLRAVIMGADGTPYHDGLYFFDVFFPSNYPNVPPLVHYHSFGLRINPNLYNCGKVCLSLLNTWTGQGKEKWIPRASTMLQVLVSIQGLILNAKPYFNEPGYASSGGTARGDESSLRYNENTYILNLKTMVYSMRRPPKHFEDFVLGHFFQSAQEILVACKAYIDGAQVGSLVRGGVQDVDEGDKSCSPTFKASLAGFIKTVIDTFKEIGAKDCDKFLHLAQIGTGVALIVPANAASYFFGKPV; from the exons ATGGAGACTCATAAACCAGTAGCAACACACGTCTCTGAGAATTCCAA GAAAAGAAGGTTTCCAGGTGGGGGTTCAATTGATGCTGAGGTAGTGGAAATTTCGCGACCTATTAATTGGAGTTCAAAATCAAAGTCTCTTAAGCAAAAGGAG GTTATTTTCCAAGAAATAATAGATGTTGACGTGGAAGAAGATTTTAGTGATGTCAAGCGCTCTAGTGGAAATGTAAAATTTAGTGGCAAGGGGAAG GATATTTTGGTTGGTAATGGTAGTTCAGGTAATGGTGGACCAGTAGATGGGGTTCAGTCTGAAAAGAAGAGTTACCTTTCATCATCTAATAATCCAATTATTATAGATGAATTTGGTTCTGATgtacattttggagctgatgagTACATGAACATGTTTTTTGATGACTTACTGTATGACGACTATGCTGTTTTGCAATCACGTTTTGATAACATGGATATCCCCACTGGAGTTGAGGCTCCAATCCCCTGGATGCCTGGCCCCATTAAAGAACAAATGGTGTCAACCACTACAACTACTTCAGGAAGAGATGTATCTGGGACAATGAGGGACCAGTCCACTTCATTTAGCAGCTCGACTCCCGTTGGTCAGCCTACACAGTTTGGGTCGTCTTGGTCATCCCCAGGATCTGCTTTAGGCAAGGAGGGACAATTCATCATTGGAAGTTCAAGTGAGAAGAGTTCCAAGGGAGTAAGTAGTTCAAAGATCCTCTCATCTGGGGTAGAAAAACAGTTGTCTTCCCATTGTGAAAAGAACCGTTCATCCGGTGCTACAGCCTCTTTTGGGAACAACCCATCTAAATTGTATAAAGAGTCATTAGCTCATTATGGAAAGAAATTAGGTTCATCCGGTGCTACAACCTCTTCTGGTTGGGGCAATCAATCTACTCATAGTGGGCCTCATTTCCCGAAATTTCCCTTTGGATCTCCAGTGTCTGATTTGTCGAATGTATTTCTTAAGCGAAACACTGTGATTTCAGCAGGAATTGCTCAAGCATCAGCTCCCATGATGAATTCTTTCCCTCAGAATGCGCACAAAAGTGCAACAACTGCAGGATGTCCTTCAATTCCTTCAGGACCGGCTTGTAATGGAGAACAACATAGAAATTTAGGTGAAACTTTGACGAAATTCCGtcttttcaaaaaatttgatACTGTTGAGGATCATTCGGACCATTTCTATTCTCGACAGGCTTCTTCAGGGAACGTG CCTTCTAAGAATTGGGCCAAGAAAATACAGGAGGAATGGAAGATACTGGAGAATGATCTGCCTG ATACAATATTTGTCAGGGTGTACGAATCAAGAATGGATCTGTTGAGAGCAGTTATCATGGGTGCTGATGGAACTCCATATCATGATGGCCTTTACTTCTTTGATGTTTTCTTTCCAAGCAACTATCCCAATGTTCCCCCG CTTGTGCACTACCATTCCTTCGGCCTTCGAATCAATCCTAATTTGTATAACTGTGGAAAAGTCTGCCTGAGTCTTCTTAACACTTGGACTGGCCAAGGGAAGGAGAAATGGATCCCTCGTGCGTCTACTATGTTACAAGTTTTGGTGTCCATACAGGGGCTAATTTTAAATGCAAAGCCCTATTTCAATGAGCCTGGTTATGCAAGCTCAGGCGGGACAGCCAGAGGGGATGAAAGCTCGCTGCGGTATAATGAGAACACTTACATTTTAAATCTGAAAACAATGGTCTACTCCATGAGGCGTCCACCAAAG CATTTTGAGGATTTTGTATTAGGGCATTTCTTTCAAAGTGCTCAAGAGATTCTTGTGGCATGTAAAGCATACATAGATGGTGCTCAAGTAGGTAGCCTTGTCCGGGGTGGTGTTCAGGACGTTGATGAGGGCGATAAAAGCTGCTCACCAACTTTCAAGGCTTCATTGGCCGGGTTCATCAAGACAGTTATAGATACATTTAAGGAGATTGGCGCAAAGGATTGCGACAAATTTCTTCACTTGGCACAGATAGGGACTGGAGTAGCACTAATTGTTCCTGCAAACGCCGCGAGCTATTTCTTCGGTAAACCTGTATGA
- the LOC129877418 gene encoding probable ubiquitin-conjugating enzyme E2 25 isoform X2, giving the protein MILLMHRKRRFPGGGSIDAEVVEISRPINWSSKSKSLKQKEVIFQEIIDVDVEEDFSDVKRSSGNVKFSGKGKDILVGNGSSGNGGPVDGVQSEKKSYLSSSNNPIIIDEFGSDVHFGADEYMNMFFDDLLYDDYAVLQSRFDNMDIPTGVEAPIPWMPGPIKEQMVSTTTTTSGRDVSGTMRDQSTSFSSSTPVGQPTQFGSSWSSPGSALGKEGQFIIGSSSEKSSKGVSSSKILSSGVEKQLSSHCEKNRSSGATASFGNNPSKLYKESLAHYGKKLGSSGATTSSGWGNQSTHSGPHFPKFPFGSPVSDLSNVFLKRNTVISAGIAQASAPMMNSFPQNAHKSATTAGCPSIPSGPACNGEQHRNLGETLTKFRLFKKFDTVEDHSDHFYSRQASSGNVPSKNWAKKIQEEWKILENDLPDTIFVRVYESRMDLLRAVIMGADGTPYHDGLYFFDVFFPSNYPNVPPLVHYHSFGLRINPNLYNCGKVCLSLLNTWTGQGKEKWIPRASTMLQVLVSIQGLILNAKPYFNEPGYASSGGTARGDESSLRYNENTYILNLKTMVYSMRRPPKHFEDFVLGHFFQSAQEILVACKAYIDGAQVGSLVRGGVQDVDEGDKSCSPTFKASLAGFIKTVIDTFKEIGAKDCDKFLHLAQIGTGVALIVPANAASYFFGKPV; this is encoded by the exons ATGATACTATTGATGCACAGGAAAAGAAGGTTTCCAGGTGGGGGTTCAATTGATGCTGAGGTAGTGGAAATTTCGCGACCTATTAATTGGAGTTCAAAATCAAAGTCTCTTAAGCAAAAGGAG GTTATTTTCCAAGAAATAATAGATGTTGACGTGGAAGAAGATTTTAGTGATGTCAAGCGCTCTAGTGGAAATGTAAAATTTAGTGGCAAGGGGAAG GATATTTTGGTTGGTAATGGTAGTTCAGGTAATGGTGGACCAGTAGATGGGGTTCAGTCTGAAAAGAAGAGTTACCTTTCATCATCTAATAATCCAATTATTATAGATGAATTTGGTTCTGATgtacattttggagctgatgagTACATGAACATGTTTTTTGATGACTTACTGTATGACGACTATGCTGTTTTGCAATCACGTTTTGATAACATGGATATCCCCACTGGAGTTGAGGCTCCAATCCCCTGGATGCCTGGCCCCATTAAAGAACAAATGGTGTCAACCACTACAACTACTTCAGGAAGAGATGTATCTGGGACAATGAGGGACCAGTCCACTTCATTTAGCAGCTCGACTCCCGTTGGTCAGCCTACACAGTTTGGGTCGTCTTGGTCATCCCCAGGATCTGCTTTAGGCAAGGAGGGACAATTCATCATTGGAAGTTCAAGTGAGAAGAGTTCCAAGGGAGTAAGTAGTTCAAAGATCCTCTCATCTGGGGTAGAAAAACAGTTGTCTTCCCATTGTGAAAAGAACCGTTCATCCGGTGCTACAGCCTCTTTTGGGAACAACCCATCTAAATTGTATAAAGAGTCATTAGCTCATTATGGAAAGAAATTAGGTTCATCCGGTGCTACAACCTCTTCTGGTTGGGGCAATCAATCTACTCATAGTGGGCCTCATTTCCCGAAATTTCCCTTTGGATCTCCAGTGTCTGATTTGTCGAATGTATTTCTTAAGCGAAACACTGTGATTTCAGCAGGAATTGCTCAAGCATCAGCTCCCATGATGAATTCTTTCCCTCAGAATGCGCACAAAAGTGCAACAACTGCAGGATGTCCTTCAATTCCTTCAGGACCGGCTTGTAATGGAGAACAACATAGAAATTTAGGTGAAACTTTGACGAAATTCCGtcttttcaaaaaatttgatACTGTTGAGGATCATTCGGACCATTTCTATTCTCGACAGGCTTCTTCAGGGAACGTG CCTTCTAAGAATTGGGCCAAGAAAATACAGGAGGAATGGAAGATACTGGAGAATGATCTGCCTG ATACAATATTTGTCAGGGTGTACGAATCAAGAATGGATCTGTTGAGAGCAGTTATCATGGGTGCTGATGGAACTCCATATCATGATGGCCTTTACTTCTTTGATGTTTTCTTTCCAAGCAACTATCCCAATGTTCCCCCG CTTGTGCACTACCATTCCTTCGGCCTTCGAATCAATCCTAATTTGTATAACTGTGGAAAAGTCTGCCTGAGTCTTCTTAACACTTGGACTGGCCAAGGGAAGGAGAAATGGATCCCTCGTGCGTCTACTATGTTACAAGTTTTGGTGTCCATACAGGGGCTAATTTTAAATGCAAAGCCCTATTTCAATGAGCCTGGTTATGCAAGCTCAGGCGGGACAGCCAGAGGGGATGAAAGCTCGCTGCGGTATAATGAGAACACTTACATTTTAAATCTGAAAACAATGGTCTACTCCATGAGGCGTCCACCAAAG CATTTTGAGGATTTTGTATTAGGGCATTTCTTTCAAAGTGCTCAAGAGATTCTTGTGGCATGTAAAGCATACATAGATGGTGCTCAAGTAGGTAGCCTTGTCCGGGGTGGTGTTCAGGACGTTGATGAGGGCGATAAAAGCTGCTCACCAACTTTCAAGGCTTCATTGGCCGGGTTCATCAAGACAGTTATAGATACATTTAAGGAGATTGGCGCAAAGGATTGCGACAAATTTCTTCACTTGGCACAGATAGGGACTGGAGTAGCACTAATTGTTCCTGCAAACGCCGCGAGCTATTTCTTCGGTAAACCTGTATGA
- the LOC129876097 gene encoding uncharacterized protein LOC129876097, which produces MEVEGILYETLRPLSAAAAATATTTADYPQLPSSSDEHEPYVVFRNEISLSTLQCPSPETAAPDYFSLDLDGDAADLNKISVSTPVPSATPLPVKETERGLEGNWFRANCKFKSPMLQLHQEIIDFCEFLSPTLEEQASRNEAIECVFNVIRYIWPNCKPEVFGSFKTGLYLPTSDVDLVILESEIRSPQIGLQALSRALSQKGVAKKIQVISKARVPIIKFVEKRSGISFDISFDVENGPKAAEFIKDAMSSWPPLRPLCLILKVFLQQRELNEVYTGGIGSYALLVMLIAMLQNHRNGQASAEQNLGILLVNFFDIYGCKLNTSDVGVSCNGGGTFFLKSSKGFAIKGKQSLISIEDPQTPENDIGKSSFNYFQVRSAFAMAFTTLTNAKAIFALGPNRSILGTIIRPDEILVERKGGSNGEVTFKNLLPGAGEGLQQFGDQQEIYCNWQLNDDDEEALPRGNGIAEDGDAQSSGKKRKSSKEKQPAKKLKENGHGSNARDDENSSRKEKSSKKHWKHNRW; this is translated from the exons ATGGAAGTTGAGGGCATTTTGTACGAAACTCTCCGGCCTCTCTCCGCCGCCGCCGCCGCTACTGCCACCACCACCGCCGACTACCCACAGCTGCCGTCTTCCTCCGACGAGCATGAACCCTACGTCGTATTCCGGAATGAGATTTCTCTATCAACTCTACAGTGTCCGTCCCCGGAAACTGCCGCGCCCGATTACTTTTCACTCGACCTCGATGGAGACGCCGCCGACCTGAATAAAATCTCTGTTTCGACGCCGGTACCATCTGCTACTCCTTTGCCGGTTAAGGAAACAGAGAGAGGACTTGAAGGCAATTGGTTTCGTGCTAATTGTAAGTTTAAGAGTCCCATGCTCCAGCTTCACCAAG AGATAATAGATTTTTGTGAGTTTCTATCACCTACGTTGGAGGAGCAAGCATCTCGTAATGAAGCAATAGAATGTGTTTTTAATGTTATCAGATATATCTGGCCCAACTGCAAG CCAGAGGTCTTCGGATCATTCAAGACAGGACTTTATCTTCCCACTAGTGATGTTGAT CTGGTGATATTAGAGTCAGAAATTAGAAGTCCTCAAATTGGTTTACAAGCTCTTTCCAGAGCTCTCTCACAGAAGGGAGTTGCAAAGAAGATACAG GTGATTTCAAAGGCTCGTGTGCCAATAATAAAATTTGTGGAGAAGAGAAGTGGCATTTCATTTGACATAAG CTTTGATGTGGAAAATGGACCCAAAGCTGCTGAATTTATTAAG GATGCTATGTCTAGCTGGCCCCCTTTGCGACCATTATGCTTGATTTTGAAAGTGTTCTTGCAACAGAGAGAGTTAAATGAG GTTTATACTGGTGGGATTGGATCCTATGCACTGCTTGTAATGCTCATAGCAATGTTGCAG AATCATCGAAATGGCCAAGCTTCTGCAGAGCAGAATTTGGGAATTCTTTTG GTTAATTTCTTTGATATTTATGGATGCAAACTAAATACATCAGATGTTGGTGTGTCTTGTAATGGAGGAGGTACCTTCTTCCTGAAGAGTAGCAAAGG GTTCGCAATTAAAGGAAAGCAATCTCTTATCTCCATTGAGGATCCACAG ACACCAGAAAATGACATAGGAAAGAGctcctttaattattttcag GTCAGATCAGCTTTTGCAATGGCTTTCACGACATTGACAAACGCAAAAGCCATATTTGCCCTTGGTCCCAACAGGAGTATTCTTGGCACAATAATTAGACCAGATGAAATACTAGTGGAAAGGAAAGGGGGATCTAATGGGGAAGTGACTTTTAAAAACTTGCTTCCAGGCGCTGGGGAAGGACTGCAGCAGTTTGGTGACCAGCAAGAGATCTATTGTAACTGGCAAttaaatgatgatgatgaagaagcaCTCCCCCGAGGAAATGGTATTGCAGAGGATGGTGATGCTCAATCCTCAGGAAAGAAGAGGAAGTCGTCGAAG